TGCTttgtaaattttgtaaatttgacCACCTCAGTTCTTTACTCACTGTAGGAGCTCATTAAATgctgattgaattgaattgggagGGTGAGAGTAGCTAAAAAGGCTAATAAATGGAAATACACAAAAAAATCCCCCAAGGTCCAATGAATTAGGTCCATTGAAAAACTACAGCAAGtagtcaataagcatctattgAGCACTTAGTGTATGCAGATCCAGATAGGGTGGgacagcaagaaaaataaaacaaaacatgttcATAGTCTCTAAAAGCGTATCCTCTGAAGCAGAGGACACCATTTTTTGGTCAAAGCCTatagaccctttctcagaataatattttaaaatgaataaatcaaatatatatgactaaatcaaagaaaatcaattctaTTGATAAAGGCGTGCTTTTTTCCAAGCTGAGCCTCTGAAACTTATCCATGGATCCTAAGGTAAGAACACTTGACAAAGAAATATAATAGGGGCTTTTTAGTCCTGAGGGCTTCTTGTTGTCAGGGAGCCCCCTCATTGCCTCCTCCACCAGAAGGCTAGCAGCTGAGGCTTATGACATGAAACTGCAATGTCTGTACTGTCAGATATTCCCTTTTCAGAGCCAAGCTGGAGGAGGAAGGGGCGGTGACCTGTCAGAAAAGTGTCAGGAGGGAGCAGTTTGTCCTGAGTAAAAGCACCAGAAATAATGGGCCTAATGGAGCCTGAAAGGGTAAGCAGAAGGGAGAGGATAAACTCTGAAGTTCCTGGGATTAAGAGCAGCTTTTCACTCTATGAGGCATCACATTAGCTCTGGGGGACCTTAGAAACCCCCTGGAGTACAGGGGTGAGGCAGAAGGATTTGTAAAGAAAGGATTCCAGGCAGAGAAAATCTGGGCCATCATCCAAATACCCTAGAGGCTGGCCCATGACTGGTGGCTCTGGTACAAAGAGATAACTAGGATGCCATAGTGTGGAAATAAAGTGGACCGATCTGCCTAGGGAGGATTGGCTAAAATTTGGTGGTGAGAAGACCAGTGGAGGACAAGTATTTCGACAGTTAATATATGGAAGAGAGAATAGACTTTTCTACTTGGCTTCAGAAAGCAGATCTAGAAGGAATGAACAGAAGGTTGCAGAGCCACTTTTGGCCCAACTTACCAAGGAGAGGcctccaaaagtggaatgggccaCCTTGGAAGGCTGTGGGTTTCCTTTCAAGAGAGATCCTTAAGTGATTGGATGCTTTTCAGAGTTTCATCAGGAGAATTCTTCTTTTGGAATGGGTTAGATaaaatgatttctgaggtcccaTCCAACTTATTCTATATTTCTGTAAGAGTGTCCAAGACTTCAGTAGCACTGGGCTGTGGTCCATtagaaaaaaacttcttaaaactgTGGGTCTGCTCCCATATGgaatcatgtaactgaatgtggatgttgcaaaattgtgatttattatcagtagaaGTTTGATTTATAGGCCTAATTTATAGacctggagtcacataaaaatttcttggacaagaaggggtcacaaatggaaaaagtttaagaagtcctgaaagaataatgaaaacaTCCATCCAGATGGCTGTTGGGCTTTGGATGGCCTTTTTTCTGCCTCAGAGCTGGGATGAAGATGAAGGATTCCAGGAAGCCtgaaaattttgggataagaagagATGTCAAGGTTTGCTTTGAGTAAGACAGCAACTTGTATAGACTCATGGATTCAGGATCATCAATTAGGAATCGGAAGGAGCTTTCAGAGCTTTGGTATCtggccccctcattttatagatgagagaacagAAGCACAGGATCACCCAGTTGGTGGCACAGTTTGGCTCCAGGATTTCCTGATGCTGAGTCCAGGGTTCCACCCTCCAAAAAAGGttaaattctcaaactttttatgcAGTAGGTCCCTTGGGCAGTCTGATAAATCCTATGGATTCCTTCTcacaatgatatttttaaatgcacaaaattaagtgcataggatcacaaaggaaactaattctaTCAAAATGCAACtatccaattatttttaaaatgattaaaagtgTCCATACTAAAGTAACCTTTAGCTCTATTAATCCTACCAGTCTTTTTacattacaaataaggaaactgatgcctaaaaagggaaattatttgtttaattattatgTCACAAGACCACAAATAGACCTGggatttcctttctaattcctaTCTTTCCCATTCAATCAATACTAAGACTGTTCAGAAGAGGAGCTACTGAGAGGACTGAAAGGGGATTTTGAGGTCTTCAGAGATGAAATGACAGATCCAAGGTCACCTAGCTGTTTACTTCTAGAGAGGAAACAAGAATTCATAGGATTTATGACTCCCAGTCCATCGATTTTCTTACTAGTCCACTTAAGAGTTCCAGGTTCGGAAGCCACCATGGTTGATTTAGCCTTCCAAGTATCATCTGTCACAGTCAGTTCAATtttgtgtatgtctgtatgtTTTGCCATAATCTTtgaattataacaataataactgacatctaaatagagctttaaagtttgtaGAAAACCTTATGTACATTTATCTCATTTAAGCAGCTTTGAGGTTGTTACTACAGATATTCATAGGCGGCTATATTTAGGGTTAGGattagaggtggaagggacttTTGAAGTCCAAGCTATTTAGGACaagtgagacccagagaagttaaatgatttcctcCTAGTTATACAGCTGCTAAAAGTCAGTCCCCAGAACTAGAAGGGATTGAGTGTAAATCCCTGAGTGTACAAACTCCTCAATTTTTTAGGGAAGGAAATGCAGAGTTAGAGTAAGGAAGGGATTTGCCCCAACTTATTTGGAGAGTTAATGCTTTGATTGGTATCTAGggattaatggattttttttttttttttggtaacaagaGAAATGGAgtggaaataaggaaaataactATGGATGTCAGGGGTTCCTTGTGGggaaagcacttttaaaaagaatctagaatagGTCTACTCCCTCTTGCCTAAGCATGGTATGCATCTTCATgaacatattatatgtgtgtgtgtgtgtgtgtgtgtgtgtgtgtgtgtgtgagagagagagagagagagagagagagagagagagagagagagagacagagagagacagagagagacagagagagacagagagacagagagagagagagagagagagagagagagagagagagagacagagagagagagaattaatatATGCCTTGTGGGCACATGGGGGTGTCTGTGTACGTGAGCATATGTGGGTGTCTATGTACATGGGGATGAGCCAGCGCACGTGGTTCTGTAGTGTGAGAGGATGTGACCCTAGCCTTGGAAGCTGGGCAGCGGATCTCTGTAGTCACCCTGCAAATGGCCAGTCTTTCCCCTGATTGGAACCAGCTGGAAGGCGTGTTGCAGAGAAGGGGTGGAGAAAGAATGACCAGATGgaaactgagaagagaaaataagagtagagagaagaggaggggaagatggagaggaagagatgGGAGGAGTGAACAAAAGACACTGagacacagaaatagaaagacagatgagagagagacagagagagtgagagacacaaagacagagacatatacagagacagagacagaaagatgagagagacatgcagatagatacacacagatagacagagagtgagggacggagacagagacagaaagacagatgagAGACATgaagatacacacagagacaaagtgaGAGACACTCAGAGACAAAGACAGTTGAGAAACAGAGAgtctgagagatagacagagatagacacacacagagagatacagacacacacaaagagcgatacagacacatatacagagacagagatggagacagagaaatagagatagagacagacaaccagagacacagagagaagaaggagggaaagaggaagaaatagagacagagaaaagacagaagagagatgaagagagaagaaagataggaggaggagaaagagggaagaaaagagaagggggaaagaagacaagagaggaaaaagagtcAGGAGATTACCATTATGCCCAAAAACGAATAAGGGACTCACACAACTctatccagacttttttttttcaattaacaagcatttatttcacTTTCCTCCCCATCCTCTCAAGGAGTGGGGTGTGGTATggaagaaagtaaaacaaaatccttgttacaaatatgcatagtcaaataAGGTAAATTCCCAAACACCTGAGTTGTCTGTAGCTCCATCGTGCTCTAAGGTGTAACAAATGCTTTCCAAGCTACAGCCTGTGATTTCTCAGGCACCacagtttgatttttaaaaatctggcaaAAGCAATTAGAATTTATTTGAGGAACAGCTAGTTGGTACATTGGATAGAaggccaggcctggaatcaggaagatgaatcttcttgagttcaaatctcacttcagacacttattggctgtgtgaccccaggcaagtcacttaattctgtttgtctcagtttcctcatctgtaaaatgagctagagaaggaaatagtaaacttctatactatctttgccaagaaaaccctcaaatgaggtcacagattAAGcacaactaaaaataataataattggggaGCAAAGAAAAAGAGGCAGATCTGGATTTGGGATGGGACACCTAAATGAGGAGAGATGGTCCAGTGTCTGCAAAAATGCAAAAGGGAGTTGAATATGGAATAGGGCTGATGGTAGGTAACTGGAGAGCTTTCTTTATGTTACTTCCAGCCACTTCATTGATGCTAAAAAAACTTCTTAATCagtaagagaggagagagaagggactgACAGTTGGGAATACTTGCTCTTTTACCAGTGCCCTTTTCCTTATTGATATTTCCCTACCGTCAGTTGGACAGAAGCCATTGGTTGCTCTCTGGGGGGTCGTCTGGGCATTCAGATGCAGCTGCCAGCTGGCAGAAAGAACCCACTGAGGGCTGGCAGCACTCCTCTCTCTCATTTGTGGGGCCCCTTTCTCCATCTCTACCACTGCAGCCACCACCAGAACTGGATAGCCCAGAAATCCATCTTGTGGAGGGAGCCAGTTTACTAAGTATATATGAGCAGCCTTGTGGGATTGAGAAGTGTGGAGAGGAGCGGGAGAGTGATGGAGAGGGATGGCCTGCTTGCATAAGTAAAGCTCTTCTTTGGGCTAGACTTGGCACCCATGAGCAGATACCCATTCCTGGTTCTGCCACCCACCTCACTGAGGTCTCCTAGTTGGTCCCTTCCTGGAGGGATCCTCTGTTGGTCCCTTTATAAATTGTCCAGGAtccaggaaagaggaaggagttgTTTGGAGAAAAGACTTCATTGTGGTATTTGGGGAGCGTGGAGGTGGCAGGCTGTTGGGAATTAGAAAAATGTCATCAGCCCTCATAGAACAAACCTAAGTCACCTAGCTCGGAAACACACTTCTTCCTTGTAGCTCCTATGTCATGAGGCAGCCAGCACTTTGGAGGCCCGCCCCAGTACTCCTAAAACCTTCCCCTCTGTTATTCTGATACCATATTCTGATGAATATGATCTAGATCCCTTCTTATAGCCCTTCTCTTTGTCTAAGTTTTGTTCCAGATCAACTTCAGGGCTTGAAGTAGAAGGAAAATGCTCTGGAGGAGAGGTAGGGGCAGGAATCATTTGCCAAAGGAAGGCAATTCACTTGGGAGGGCTTGTAACTAGCATCCCACCCCACAGCAGGCTAGCCTGAAAAGATTGATCCTATGGCAAAACCAGTCCAATTCAATCAAGAAGCATGGGCAAGGCACCAGGCTTAGCCCTGAGATtattaagacaaaacaaaaaaaagttcctttacTATAAGTAAATTGATAAGGATAAATGTCATGATAAGAGGAGAAAACACTGCCAGCTAGCCTTCCAATTGTTCTCCTTCTTCTGACCAACACCACGTATGTGTCAATTTTTtgagttcctttttctttcacttgGAGCATTTGATAGCTTAAGTGCAATGTGACCTTCAGAAAGCACCTGGAAAAAAAGTTAGAGGTTGAAGAGGGATAAAAAGCAAGACTAGGAATACTAGAATCCCCTGGGTTAGCAAAAACTTCATGGGGTCAATTTGTACCTCTCTTTGACTTTGGAAAGCATCGCTGTGTCCTATACTGGAGCCTCCCATTGGTAGAGTAAGACCTCTACCTCCCCTCCACCTCGAAAGTTCTTCCTAACTTCTATCTTTGGTCTCTTCTGCTACGGTGACCCatgctctctttcttttcttagtaGAGACAGATTGCAGCAATCCAGGTCAGAGAGATTGAAAGGGCCTTTTCTATCTCAcatctttctgtttgtttttccaaGGAACACGATGTGATGTCTGAGGGAAATTCTGAGTCTGTATGCTGCAGGCAGACTGGGGCTGTATGAGCCAAGTGGGAGGGGAGCAGGAGGAGCAGTCCAGAGTTGCCTTGCGCAGTGTGGTGGATGGTTAGATTCCACCAAGCAGCTCCCAAAGACCTAATAGTCAGGAGATACAGGATTGGATCCCAGCTCCGCTACTCCCTCACTCTGGTTACTTGAGAAAGCTTCCTTCATCCTTCAGATCTGTAAAAGGAAGCTGTTCATACAATCCAGGAACTTTTAACCTCTTTTATGTCATCCACTCCCTGGCAATCTATTGACAtggacttctcagaatatttttagacacataacataaaatacatatgagtgaaaaaggaaataaaagctaggggaaataaagatgtattttttttttaaccattgaaGTTCATAGGCCCCCTGAAAACTATCCACTTACCCATTGAGGGTTCATGAATCCCAAGTTAAGACCTTTgagctagatgatctctaaggtgtcTTTGATTCACTTTACACCACCACCCTTTTCTTAGCAGGTTTAGAAAGGAGAGACAATTTTTCCCACATCACAGATAGGAAGATAAAGGTTAGATGGCATTTTTGAAATCTTGGAGAAGAGCTGAGACTCCTGATTCCTAATGGGCTAGTCACTGACCTCCCTGGAACAAGTAGGCAAGTTTCAAGAGGCCAAGGCCAATGGGCTGAGTATCCAGGGATTCaggcttcctttttttcttctcttctaagtAGAGAAAATAAGGGTTCTTTCACCCACCCCTCTCTCTGCTCTTGGCCAGGGTTTCACTATGAGAGGAGTTCTATCCTGTTCTCTTTTGGGGAATGCTTATTGCAGAACTGACTGTTTTGAATCAAGTTGCCTTAGTCTAGTCTATTTCAAATTCTAATAACCCTCTTATATCTCCCTACTGCAGGTGAATGCCCTGGACCATGAAGCCCTCTCTCTTCTGggcccttcttctcttcttcatcttgTTTTTGGGAGCCCACAGCCAAGTCAGGCCCCCCAAAAGGCGACCTAAACCTGGGCCCAAACCCAAGCCTACACCCAGAGTCCCTTCTCCATACAGACCTGGACTTGAAGAGCCTGCTGAACCCACAGACTtgcctcctcctctccccccaggACCCCCATCGATCTTTCCTGACTGCCCTCGAGAATGCTACTGTCCCCCAGACTTCCCATCAGCCCTGTACTGTGACAATCGCAACTTGCGAAAGGTACCAGTCATCCCATCCCGAATTCACTATCTCTACCTTCAGAACAATTTCATCACAGACCTTCCCATAGAGTCCTTCAAGAATGCCACTGGCCTGAGGTGGGTCAACCTGGACAACAATCGTATCCGCAAGATTGACCAGAAGGTGTTGGAGAAGCTTCAGAGTTTGATCTTTCTCTATATGGAAAAGAACCAGCTCCAAGAGGTGCCCATGGCCCTCCCCCGCAACCTGGAGCAGCTGAGGCTAAGCCAGAACCAAATCAACAAAATCCCTCCGGGTGCCTTTAGCAAGTTGGAGAACCTGGTGCTCTTAGACCTGCACCACAACAAGCTCAGTGATGGGGTCTTCAAGCCTGACACCTTCCAAGGACTCAAGAACCTCATGCAGCTCAATTTGGCACACAACATTCTGAGGAAGATGCCCCCCAAGGTTCCCTCAGCTATCCACCAGCTCTTCTTGGATAGCAACAACATTGAGAACATCCCCAGTGGCTACTTCAAGGGCTTCCCTAACCTCTCTTTTATCCGGCTCAACTACAATCAGCTGTCTGACAAGGGACTTCCCAAGAACTCCTTCAACATCTCCAACCTTTTGGTTCTCCATCTGTCGCACAACAAGCTCAGCAATGTGCCGGCCATCAATAACCGGCTGGAGCACCTATACCTAAACAACAATGAGATTCAGAGTAAGTGATGGATAGCATGAGAGGAATGTGTACTGGTGATGGGAATGGGACAAGATGGAAGAATCAGACAATAAGCAATCAGTAGGGCCCACTGTACTAAAAATATTGTGCTAAAGAAGACAGGCAAATAAAAATTTACGAAGTGTTTACAATATGGAAGAAATATGCTAGGCTAGGCTCTGGgcaaaatagagagagagagagagacagagagagagacagagagagagagagagagagagagagagagagagagagagagagagagagagagacagagagagagagagagagagacagagacagagacagagacagagagacagagagagtaagtATTCTCTCTGGGGTCATTTTACCAGTCAGATACTAGCAGTCCCCAGAAAGTAGCAGGTCACTTGTCTCAACATTGTAGGGGATATATATTCTAGGGGAAGCTTTTGAGCCCTTACTAGTGTAGTCTCCATTGTCAATCTGTTAATTGAATTCCATTAacttttagaaaagagatttatagacTGTATAAAAGTGGTGAGATAGGGCATAGAATGTTGTGTATGAAGGAGAGTATTTAGGTCAGTTGAACTGAAACTagaataaagaagggaagggaggtggACAGCTAGATGCCAtggttaggtggcatagtggatagagtagggcctgaattaaaaaaacaaacaaacaaacaaaaaaccctcagttttctgagttcaaatttgacctcagacatttactagttctgtgaccctgtaCAAATCCCTTGATCtcatctgcctcagttccttatctataaaaagagctgaaTAAGGAAGTGGTAAAGCAATCCAGCACCTTTGTTAATagaactccaaatgaggtcacagaaagttggaCACAACCAAAGTAATTGAACAACAATAGGAAGAATTGGTGCAAAAACATTCTCTTATAAGTTACTTGTGTCTCCTTGCACTTACAAGGTATCTGGGAGAGTGGGTTCAAACTTAAAATACAAGGGTAGTGAGGTACTTGTGAAGGAAACGCATGTTGCAAAGGAGTACCTCAATTTCTGGTCCTGCAAGTCCTTTTCCCCCCCATTTGTTGAGTTCTTATGGAGTTCCCATGCAATTATTTGTTAAGCCTTAAGAATCAAAGCATTTCTAAAGTCAATGGTCAGTATATCTGTCATTTCAAGAGGCTTACTTCCTAAAGCTGCCAGTTTTTTCCACCTGTCTGTAGATGTTTCCTTTGTTGTTAATGACAAAAACTCTGGCAGTCACTGCTAATTTTTTTAGTCACCACTGAGACCTTTTACAGCACCTCTGGTTTTCCAAACTCACTAATTCACATAGTCACCCCCAACTCAGAATATTTATTCACCTAAGATCAGGAAATAATGACCACAAAAGAAATCGAGGTATTATGTGTTCACAGATGCATCAGAGTCGTGTGAAAGATAGGgcattctcccctttccctctctccccagcTCAAAACAGTTCCCTGTGTGccaaaccagaaagaaaaaaaaagagactgggTGGTCCatgatttatatcttttatatgaaCACTCAGTTCTGTCTGAGCCCTTTCTGAGTTATCTATTTTACTGGCTCCACAGCCAATAATCAGACTTTTCATCATCATGCACATCAGACATTTATGATCACAAGTAAACTTATCAAAGTTTCTACATGGTTGCTTAAAGAGAAACTAGACAGAATATTTGCTCCTGGTCTAAGGACTGAAACTAGGCAAAGCACTTCAGCCTGTGCTTTAAAAACTGGCCTTCAAAAGACCACATGGTGAATCTACCCataatatctatataaaatcaatataaagCAATGGGGGAAATACTAGCAATTTGAGGGGACTGGGAAAAGCTTCATATAAGAGATAGCAAAATGAATTTGACTTTGCAGGGAGATAAAGGGTTCCCAGAAGCAGAAGTGGGTAGAGGGCATTTCATTCCCCAGGCACAATCTGTATAAAGCTTATGAGACAGGGTATGGAATGTTGTGTATGAGGAAGAGTATTTAGGTCAATTGGACTGAAActaaaataaagaagggaaaaagggacaactagatggtgcagtagatagagcactggccctgaagtgaggaggacctgagttcaaatccaacctcagatactgtaggatcccaggcaagtcacttaaccccaattgcctcagcaaaaaaaaaaaaaaaaaaaaaaaaaaagaagaagaagaagaagacaaagaagaaaaagaaaaagaagaagaaaaaagaagagaacggGGGATGAGATAGCATTCATATATGAGatagcactgtgctaaacatttttaTGGTTCTTGTTTTCTACAAGAACCTCATCTCATTTCATCACAAGCCCTCATTTCTTGTCTGAATTATTGCAAAAGCATCTTAATTGAtctccttcccttcattctctccctttcctaaCCCATCTTCCACATAGCTACAAAATTAATactcctaaagcacaggtctaaaCGTGTCACTCCCATGGCTAGAAAATTTAGTGGCCACTAAGATAAGCTACAAACCTCCAAGATTAGGAATAAGACATAAACATTTTCTGTatgaggagtttatatttaaagTCAATAAGGCTCCAAACTATCATTTCAGAATGATCCTACTTACTGTCCCTCATGCCCTCTATCTTCTGACTTGCCATCTCTGATACACACATTTCATCTTTTCATAGGTTGTGCCCCATTGCTGGAATGGCCTCTTTACTTACTTCGGCAACATAGAATCATGTTTCCTTCAAAACACACTTTGGGTGCTGGCCCCTACAGTATCCCTCATCTCTCTAGCTATTATtgctctctccccttcctccaagTACATTGCTCTACAcattttgtataatatatattttttaattatatgttaCTTTCTTGTATCACATGTTGCTTTTCTCCCAGGAAAAGCCGAGTAACTTGACAGCAGGGctattttgtttctatctttgtaatcctaacaacttgCATGATGTCTGCCATATGGCAGGCGCTCCATTAATGCTTATTAAACTGAATCGAAGGAAACATCTCAGTCCTACTGAGGGCATCAAGACCCTCTCCTCATCTGAGGCTATCTTGAGGTAGCACATGAAAACCAGGCCTGAAAGAGTCTCTGGGCTGCTGCCCATCATACTACGAACCACAGAGCCAAGAGGATTGAAGCCAGGAGAGCAGATGAAACCAGTTCTTGGCCAAACGGGGAAGCCCTTGGGATCTGCTCTTTTCCAGGTGGCTTTTcttatgtgtttatattttcatCCCCCTCTGTTGTGTCTCTTGAGGCAGTCCATTCACTGGATTATACTCTAATTGCCTGAAGTCTAAAGCCCAGAGAACACCAAAAAATTCTATGATGATGACTGTATCATAAAGTCA
The Sminthopsis crassicaudata isolate SCR6 chromosome 4, ASM4859323v1, whole genome shotgun sequence genome window above contains:
- the PRELP gene encoding prolargin; the encoded protein is MPWTMKPSLFWALLLFFILFLGAHSQVRPPKRRPKPGPKPKPTPRVPSPYRPGLEEPAEPTDLPPPLPPGPPSIFPDCPRECYCPPDFPSALYCDNRNLRKVPVIPSRIHYLYLQNNFITDLPIESFKNATGLRWVNLDNNRIRKIDQKVLEKLQSLIFLYMEKNQLQEVPMALPRNLEQLRLSQNQINKIPPGAFSKLENLVLLDLHHNKLSDGVFKPDTFQGLKNLMQLNLAHNILRKMPPKVPSAIHQLFLDSNNIENIPSGYFKGFPNLSFIRLNYNQLSDKGLPKNSFNISNLLVLHLSHNKLSNVPAINNRLEHLYLNNNEIQKINGTQICPNNLVAFHDFSSDLENVPHLRYLRLDGNQLKPPIPLDLMMCFRLLQSVII